One Lachnospiraceae bacterium C1.1 genomic region harbors:
- a CDS encoding TIGR03943 family protein, with protein sequence MFKKREIPVYIFTGFLESGKTSFIEETMKEGQFEEGGKKALIVCEEGEVEISDELLKKNKFKVYNFENEEDVNLKAFEKIERDLKPDTVIVEWNGTWDQNNLIEALPDQWLIGETIALVDASTYQAYLSNMKMMMINQFQYADLICFNRCTEDMDLASYKRTSRAKNRRAQVIFEMTDGQINNDVKEELPYDINASVIEVEDDDFGIWYMDCFDNVEKYKGKVFKFKGVVYKPKKAKEDVFVPGRFAMTCCAADIQFVGFPCKYEGVSELKEKQVVTVTAELDSAFSKTYGQEAPVLRAKSIEPAEAPKEEVVYFG encoded by the coding sequence ATGTTCAAGAAAAGAGAGATCCCAGTCTATATTTTTACCGGATTTTTAGAAAGCGGTAAAACAAGCTTTATAGAAGAAACTATGAAGGAAGGCCAGTTTGAGGAAGGCGGAAAAAAGGCTCTTATTGTTTGTGAAGAGGGTGAAGTTGAAATTTCCGATGAACTTCTCAAAAAGAATAAATTTAAGGTTTACAATTTTGAAAATGAAGAAGATGTAAATCTCAAGGCATTTGAAAAAATAGAAAGAGACCTCAAGCCGGATACGGTAATAGTGGAATGGAATGGTACCTGGGATCAGAATAATCTGATAGAGGCACTTCCTGATCAATGGCTTATAGGTGAGACTATAGCATTGGTAGACGCATCGACATACCAGGCATATCTTTCCAATATGAAAATGATGATGATAAATCAATTCCAGTACGCCGATCTTATCTGCTTTAACAGATGTACTGAGGATATGGATCTGGCTTCTTATAAAAGAACCTCCAGAGCAAAGAATCGTCGTGCCCAGGTCATTTTTGAGATGACAGATGGACAGATCAACAATGATGTTAAGGAAGAACTTCCCTATGATATCAATGCATCAGTAATAGAAGTCGAGGATGATGACTTCGGTATATGGTATATGGATTGCTTTGATAATGTAGAAAAATATAAGGGTAAGGTGTTTAAGTTCAAGGGCGTTGTATATAAGCCTAAAAAGGCAAAGGAAGATGTCTTTGTTCCAGGACGTTTTGCAATGACCTGTTGTGCAGCTGATATACAGTTCGTAGGCTTCCCGTGTAAATATGAAGGAGTATCGGAACTTAAAGAAAAGCAGGTTGTTACGGTAACTGCTGAGCTTGATTCCGCATTCAGTAAAACCTATGGACAGGAAGCTCCTGTACTTCGTGCAAAATCAATAGAGCCGGCTGAAGCACCAAAAGAAGAAGTTGTATACTTCGGATAA
- the lon gene encoding endopeptidase La encodes MTKNVKTLPCVVIAGMTLLPDVIIHFDLQRGGSLSGVNAAMLGSQEIFIVTRKNEDAEQPAFEDIYKIGTIAKVRQIIKMPDNEMRVMVESIERAEVISLSDKEDYEVAEVHTFIEETPLSVAENKAMCRDIEERFSTFISYFPRVGKSFEKQLNSIKDLGQLCDIVIANMPLEFTEKQRVLEAYDVRDRYKVVREILENETEIARVRNDLAEKIQVRVNKDQKDYILREQLHYIREELGEENTDDDADKYLKQCEKLNASDEVKERIRKEIDRFRNTPSGSSESGVEQIYIETLLEMPWNTSCEENKSLENAKNILERDHYGLEKVKERMLEFLAVKNLTEKGQSPIICLVGPPGTGKTSIARSIAESLGRKYIRISLGGVRDEAEIRGHRKTYIGAMPGVIASGLQHAGVNNPLFLLDEIDKVSTEYQGATASALLEVLDSEQNKEFRDHYIEIPIDLSNVLFIATANSTESIPRPLLDRMELVEVSGYTENEKLHIAKEHLVSKQIKKNGLKKSNLRISDKALYAIIDGYTREAGVRSLERRIGEICRKVAKTIYNGEAKSVSVSDKNLTKFLGNIKYFPEEEAGKNTVGIVRGLAWTSVGGVTLEIEVNIMPGKGVLQLTGQLGDVMKESAQAAMTYIRSISDEYGIASSFYKNHDFHIHIPEGATPKDGPSAGVTMATAIFSAVTKLPARGDVAMTGEITLRGRVLPIGGLREKILAAKNAKIYTVLVPDKNRRDVDEISEEIKDGVNIKFMSDMSEVLANAMVKLPKTKKAVK; translated from the coding sequence ATGACAAAAAACGTAAAGACTTTGCCGTGCGTGGTAATTGCCGGCATGACATTATTGCCTGACGTTATAATCCATTTTGATCTCCAGCGTGGTGGCTCACTTAGCGGCGTTAATGCAGCAATGTTGGGGAGTCAGGAAATATTTATAGTTACAAGGAAAAATGAAGACGCAGAGCAGCCGGCTTTTGAAGATATTTATAAAATAGGAACTATTGCCAAGGTAAGACAGATAATTAAAATGCCGGATAATGAGATGCGTGTAATGGTTGAGTCTATCGAAAGAGCTGAGGTCATCAGTCTTAGTGATAAGGAAGACTATGAAGTAGCCGAGGTTCATACTTTTATAGAAGAGACTCCTCTAAGCGTTGCTGAAAATAAAGCAATGTGCAGAGATATTGAAGAACGTTTTTCAACATTTATTTCATATTTTCCGAGAGTAGGTAAGTCATTCGAAAAACAGCTGAATTCCATTAAGGACCTGGGACAGCTTTGCGATATTGTTATAGCAAATATGCCTCTTGAATTCACGGAAAAGCAGAGAGTGCTCGAAGCTTACGATGTCAGAGACAGATATAAGGTAGTACGTGAAATATTAGAAAATGAGACTGAAATTGCCAGAGTAAGAAATGATCTGGCAGAAAAAATTCAGGTTCGCGTTAATAAAGATCAAAAAGATTATATACTGAGAGAACAGCTTCACTATATAAGAGAAGAACTTGGTGAAGAAAATACAGATGATGATGCTGATAAATATCTTAAACAGTGTGAAAAGCTAAATGCATCCGACGAGGTCAAGGAACGCATCAGAAAAGAGATAGATCGTTTCAGAAATACACCCTCAGGATCTTCAGAAAGCGGAGTAGAGCAGATTTATATTGAAACTCTTTTAGAAATGCCATGGAATACTTCATGTGAAGAGAATAAATCACTTGAAAATGCAAAAAATATTCTTGAGAGGGATCATTACGGCCTTGAAAAAGTAAAGGAAAGAATGTTGGAGTTCCTTGCTGTCAAAAATCTGACTGAAAAGGGACAGAGTCCGATAATATGTCTGGTAGGCCCTCCCGGAACTGGAAAGACTTCTATTGCACGTTCAATTGCAGAGTCACTTGGTAGAAAATATATTAGAATCTCTCTGGGTGGTGTAAGAGACGAGGCTGAAATAAGAGGGCACAGAAAAACTTACATTGGTGCAATGCCTGGGGTTATCGCATCAGGTCTTCAGCATGCAGGAGTAAACAATCCGCTTTTTCTGCTGGATGAAATTGATAAGGTAAGTACGGAATATCAGGGGGCAACAGCATCTGCACTTCTTGAGGTGCTGGATTCAGAGCAAAATAAAGAGTTCAGGGATCACTATATTGAAATTCCTATAGATCTTTCTAATGTTCTTTTTATTGCTACAGCAAATTCTACGGAGAGTATTCCGCGACCACTTCTTGATAGGATGGAGCTTGTTGAGGTTTCCGGCTATACGGAAAACGAGAAACTTCATATTGCAAAAGAACATTTAGTTTCAAAGCAGATTAAAAAGAATGGTTTAAAAAAATCAAATCTTCGGATTTCAGATAAGGCTCTGTATGCCATTATAGATGGATACACCAGAGAAGCAGGAGTGCGCTCGTTAGAAAGAAGAATAGGAGAAATATGCCGTAAAGTAGCTAAAACTATTTATAATGGTGAGGCGAAGTCGGTTTCAGTTTCAGATAAAAATCTGACTAAATTTTTAGGAAATATAAAATATTTTCCGGAGGAAGAGGCCGGAAAGAATACGGTTGGAATTGTGAGAGGACTGGCATGGACTTCTGTAGGCGGAGTTACGCTTGAAATAGAGGTTAATATTATGCCGGGAAAAGGTGTGCTGCAGCTTACAGGTCAGCTTGGAGATGTAATGAAAGAGTCTGCTCAGGCTGCAATGACTTATATTCGTTCGATCAGTGATGAATATGGAATAGCATCATCTTTCTATAAGAACCATGATTTTCACATTCATATTCCGGAAGGTGCAACGCCGAAGGATGGTCCTTCAGCTGGTGTGACAATGGCTACAGCAATTTTTTCAGCAGTAACGAAGCTTCCTGCAAGGGGTGATGTTGCAATGACCGGAGAAATAACCCTTAGGGGAAGAGTGCTGCCGATCGGTGGCTTAAGAGAAAAAATTCTTGCGGCAAAGAACGCAAAGATTTATACTGTGCTCGTACCTGATAAAAACAGGAGAGATGTTGATGAAATATCTGAAGAAATAAAAGATGGAGTCAATATCAAATTTATGAGCGATATGAGCGAAGTTCTTGCGAATGCAATGGTAAAACTTCCGAAGACAAAAAAAGCAGTAAAATGA
- a CDS encoding heavy metal translocating P-type ATPase, which translates to MEQYKITGMSCAACSARIEKAVSNLPGVRGCSVSLLTNSMGVEGTADEKQIIDAVTKAGYGAEKKGADSAASEKNKDEDELKDTETPVLKNRLIRSVIVLLVLMYFSMGHNMLGFPVPKVFENPAALAIVEMLLAIIVMYINKKFFIGGFKSLFGFSPNMDALVALGSGASFGYSLVELFAMVYAMGEGDHELVMKYSMNLYFETAAMIPTLITVGKLLEAISKGKTTDALKSLMKLRPSTAVVERDGIETEISIEDVKVGDIFIVRPGENIPVDGIVIEGNSAVNESALTGESIPVEKEAGMRVSAATNNSSGFLKCRAERVGEDTTLSQIIRMVSEAAATKAPIARIADKVAGIFVPAVILIAVITFVVWLLLGQTTSFAISRAISVLVISCPCALGLATPVAIMVGNGVGAKNGILFKTSASLESCGKLENIALDKTGTITLGEPKVTDIINAEGVDKAYLLSAAAGLEAKSEHPLSKAVINYAEENSIIGFEVSEFQNIPGKGLKAKNEKGTISGGNIKMPEISRFIDKKMEEVSERLAGEGKTPLIFAENSRLLGIIAVADVIREESPEAIRELKDLGLKVVMLTGDNAKTAAAIGTNAGVDNIVAGVLPDGKAEVISSMKSVGRTAMTGDGINDAPALTSADIGIAIGAGTDVAIDSADLVVMNSSLKDVSAAIRLSRAVIRNIHENLFWAFFYNIICIPLAAGCYSSITGWTMNPMIGAAAMSLSSFTVCMNALRLNLVKIHDSSKDKKIKRKSDAAKLDRIIDDINKKIITMEEKQMTKTMNIEGMMCGHCEASVKKALESVDGVTSAEVSHEKGTAVITLSNEVDDAVLTKAVEDKDYKVLTIN; encoded by the coding sequence ATGGAACAATATAAAATAACGGGTATGAGCTGTGCAGCGTGCAGCGCCAGAATTGAGAAGGCTGTTTCAAATCTTCCCGGGGTGAGAGGATGCTCTGTGAGTCTGCTTACTAATTCTATGGGGGTTGAAGGTACGGCAGATGAGAAGCAGATAATAGATGCAGTTACGAAAGCAGGATATGGTGCAGAAAAAAAAGGTGCAGATTCAGCAGCCAGTGAAAAAAATAAAGACGAGGATGAACTTAAGGATACGGAAACGCCGGTATTAAAAAACAGACTTATCAGATCAGTGATCGTTCTTCTCGTATTGATGTATTTTTCAATGGGGCATAACATGCTGGGATTTCCTGTTCCGAAAGTATTTGAGAATCCGGCTGCTTTGGCAATTGTTGAAATGCTTCTGGCAATAATTGTAATGTATATTAATAAAAAGTTCTTTATTGGTGGATTTAAGTCACTTTTTGGGTTCTCTCCTAATATGGATGCTCTTGTGGCGCTGGGATCCGGGGCATCATTCGGATATAGCCTTGTGGAACTTTTTGCCATGGTATATGCAATGGGTGAGGGTGATCATGAATTGGTCATGAAATACTCAATGAATCTGTATTTTGAGACCGCGGCTATGATACCTACTCTTATCACAGTTGGAAAACTTCTAGAGGCTATTAGTAAGGGCAAGACAACGGACGCATTAAAAAGCCTGATGAAGTTGAGACCTTCTACGGCTGTTGTGGAACGAGATGGAATTGAAACTGAAATTTCAATAGAAGATGTAAAAGTAGGAGATATTTTTATCGTAAGACCCGGTGAAAATATACCGGTAGATGGTATCGTAATAGAGGGAAACAGCGCGGTAAATGAATCTGCACTTACCGGTGAAAGCATTCCTGTGGAAAAAGAAGCGGGAATGAGGGTCTCTGCGGCAACAAATAATAGCTCAGGTTTCTTAAAATGCAGAGCAGAAAGAGTAGGAGAAGATACGACTCTATCTCAGATAATAAGAATGGTAAGTGAAGCTGCTGCTACAAAGGCTCCAATTGCAAGAATAGCGGATAAAGTTGCCGGTATTTTTGTGCCTGCAGTAATTCTGATTGCAGTTATAACTTTTGTTGTATGGCTTTTGCTTGGCCAGACAACAAGTTTTGCAATCTCGAGAGCTATTTCAGTGCTTGTTATCAGCTGTCCATGCGCACTAGGACTTGCAACACCTGTTGCAATAATGGTTGGAAATGGCGTAGGCGCAAAGAATGGTATACTTTTTAAGACTTCAGCTTCACTTGAAAGTTGTGGAAAGCTTGAGAATATTGCACTTGATAAGACCGGAACGATCACTCTGGGTGAACCTAAAGTTACAGATATAATCAATGCAGAGGGGGTTGATAAAGCTTATCTTTTATCTGCAGCTGCCGGTTTGGAGGCAAAAAGTGAACATCCTTTATCAAAGGCCGTTATCAATTATGCTGAGGAAAATTCGATCATAGGATTTGAAGTGAGTGAATTTCAGAATATTCCAGGCAAAGGTCTTAAGGCAAAAAATGAAAAGGGAACGATATCCGGCGGAAATATTAAAATGCCCGAGATAAGCCGCTTTATAGACAAAAAAATGGAGGAAGTCTCGGAAAGGCTGGCAGGAGAAGGAAAAACACCTCTTATATTTGCAGAGAATAGCAGGCTTCTGGGAATAATAGCTGTTGCAGATGTTATAAGAGAAGAGAGCCCGGAGGCAATCAGGGAGCTTAAAGATCTTGGGCTTAAAGTAGTTATGCTGACAGGAGATAATGCAAAAACAGCAGCTGCTATAGGAACAAATGCAGGAGTAGATAATATTGTGGCAGGTGTTCTTCCGGATGGTAAGGCTGAGGTGATAAGTTCGATGAAATCAGTTGGAAGAACAGCTATGACAGGAGATGGAATAAATGATGCGCCTGCTCTTACTTCAGCGGATATTGGAATAGCTATAGGAGCTGGGACTGATGTTGCAATAGATAGTGCAGATCTGGTAGTCATGAATTCCAGTCTTAAGGATGTCTCTGCAGCAATAAGACTTAGTCGTGCAGTTATCAGAAATATTCATGAGAACCTTTTCTGGGCATTCTTTTACAATATTATATGTATACCGTTGGCAGCGGGATGTTATAGCTCTATAACAGGCTGGACAATGAATCCGATGATCGGAGCTGCGGCAATGAGTTTATCGAGTTTTACAGTATGTATGAATGCATTAAGACTTAATCTTGTAAAAATACATGATAGCTCAAAAGATAAAAAAATTAAGAGAAAGTCAGATGCTGCAAAGCTTGATAGGATTATAGATGATATCAATAAAAAAATCATAACGATGGAGGAAAAACAAATGACAAAGACAATGAACATTGAGGGAATGATGTGCGGGCACTGTGAAGCATCAGTAAAAAAAGCGCTTGAATCAGTTGATGGTGTAACATCTGCTGAGGTAAGTCACGAGAAGGGTACAGCCGTAATAACACTTTCAAATGAGGTAGATGATGCAGTTCTAACAAAAGCAGTGGAAGATAAAGACTATAAAGTGCTTACTATAAATTGA
- the yihA gene encoding ribosome biogenesis GTP-binding protein YihA/YsxC: MIIKNVELETVVGVTTKKLPENNLPEFAFAGRSNVGKSSLINALINRKALARVSSTPGKTQTMNFYRVNDAFYFVDLPGYGYAKVKRDFRAQWGPMIEGYLTGSRQLKAVFLLLDLRRKPNEDDVMMYEWMVQAGFHPIIVATKSDKIKKNELERAKNSIKSTLGGEISNTFFTFSALKKTGRDEILDKIEEMMNE, encoded by the coding sequence ATGATAATAAAGAACGTCGAATTGGAAACCGTAGTCGGAGTAACAACTAAAAAGCTGCCGGAAAATAATCTGCCTGAGTTTGCTTTTGCCGGCCGCAGTAATGTTGGTAAATCTTCGCTGATAAACGCCTTGATAAATCGAAAGGCTCTGGCTCGTGTATCATCAACACCCGGCAAGACCCAGACTATGAATTTTTACAGGGTTAATGATGCATTTTATTTTGTTGACCTTCCGGGATATGGATACGCAAAAGTAAAAAGAGATTTCAGGGCGCAATGGGGACCGATGATAGAGGGCTATCTTACTGGCTCAAGACAGCTTAAGGCGGTTTTTCTATTGCTGGATCTTCGCCGGAAGCCTAATGAAGATGACGTTATGATGTATGAATGGATGGTTCAGGCAGGATTCCATCCTATAATTGTTGCAACAAAAAGCGACAAAATTAAGAAAAATGAGCTTGAACGTGCAAAAAACAGCATAAAATCAACGCTCGGAGGAGAAATCTCAAACACATTTTTTACATTTTCCGCATTGAAAAAAACAGGGCGGGACGAGATACTTGATAAAATTGAAGAAATGATGAATGAGTAA
- a CDS encoding GGGtGRT protein yields MELFESYERREKQILAKLNEYGISSIKEAEEITKNAGLDVYHLIENIQPICFENAKWAYTVGAAIAIKKNCRKASEAAAAIGEGLQSFCIPGSVADRRKVGLGHGNLGKMLLEEDTECFAFLAGHESFAAAEGAIGIAEKANKVRQKPLRVILNGLGKDAAQIISRINGFTYVETEYDYFTGELKESFRKCYSKDDKSPRALVNCYGANDVQEGVAIMWHENVDVSITGNSTNPTRFQHPVAGTYKKERIEAGKKYFSVASGGGTGRTLHPDNMAAGPASYGMTDTLGRMHSDAQFAGSSSVPAHVEMMGLIGAGNNPMVGMTVSTAVSIEEAAKAGKF; encoded by the coding sequence ATGGAACTGTTTGAATCATACGAAAGAAGAGAGAAGCAGATTCTCGCAAAGCTTAATGAATATGGTATCAGCTCGATCAAAGAAGCTGAGGAGATTACAAAAAACGCAGGACTGGATGTTTATCACCTTATCGAGAATATTCAACCTATCTGCTTTGAGAATGCTAAGTGGGCTTACACAGTAGGTGCTGCTATCGCTATCAAGAAGAACTGCCGCAAGGCATCAGAGGCAGCTGCAGCAATCGGTGAGGGACTTCAGTCTTTCTGTATCCCTGGTTCAGTTGCTGACAGACGTAAGGTTGGTCTTGGCCATGGTAACCTTGGTAAGATGCTTCTTGAAGAAGATACAGAGTGTTTCGCATTCCTTGCAGGTCATGAGTCATTTGCAGCTGCTGAGGGTGCTATCGGTATCGCTGAGAAGGCTAACAAAGTTCGTCAGAAGCCTCTTCGTGTTATCCTTAATGGTCTTGGAAAAGATGCAGCTCAGATCATTTCACGTATAAATGGTTTTACTTATGTTGAAACTGAGTATGACTATTTCACAGGTGAACTTAAAGAGAGTTTCAGAAAGTGCTATTCTAAGGATGATAAGAGCCCTAGAGCACTTGTAAACTGCTATGGTGCTAACGATGTTCAGGAAGGTGTTGCAATCATGTGGCATGAGAACGTTGATGTTTCCATCACCGGTAACTCAACCAACCCGACAAGATTCCAGCATCCTGTTGCAGGTACATATAAGAAAGAGCGTATCGAAGCTGGCAAGAAGTACTTCTCAGTTGCTTCAGGCGGTGGTACAGGACGTACACTTCATCCTGATAACATGGCTGCAGGTCCTGCAAGCTATGGTATGACAGATACTCTTGGCCGTATGCACTCAGATGCTCAGTTTGCAGGTTCTTCTTCAGTTCCGGCACACGTTGAAATGATGGGTCTTATCGGTGCAGGTAACAACCCGATGGTAGGTATGACAGTATCAACTGCTGTTTCTATCGAGGAAGCAGCGAAGGCAGGCAAGTTCTAA
- a CDS encoding STAS domain-containing protein — translation MDIKKTQDGSNLTVSLSGRLDTTTAPELESSLKEVLGDLTNLVFDFSALEYISSAGLRVLLSCQKTMNKQGSMKITNVNETIKDIFDVTGFSDILTIE, via the coding sequence ATGGATATTAAAAAAACACAGGACGGCAGCAACTTAACCGTTTCACTTAGTGGAAGACTTGATACAACAACAGCTCCTGAGCTTGAATCCAGTCTTAAAGAAGTTCTTGGAGATTTAACCAATCTCGTGTTTGATTTTTCAGCACTTGAGTATATTTCTTCAGCAGGACTCCGAGTACTTTTAAGTTGTCAGAAAACAATGAATAAGCAAGGGTCTATGAAAATCACAAACGTCAATGAAACAATTAAAGACATTTTTGATGTTACAGGTTTCTCAGATATTTTAACTATCGAGTAA
- a CDS encoding GTP-binding protein, which produces MTKVDIISGFLGAGKTTLIKKLIAESFAGQQVVLIENEFGEIGIDSGFLKDAGINITEMNSGCICCSLVGDFGKALKEVVDKYHPARIIIEPSGVGKLSDVARAVENVDSSAELVVNSLVTVVDGNKAKMYMKNFGEFFNNQVESAGTIIISRSQNMKDGKMDELEKLLREHNKEAVLVTTPWDDIKGDQIIAAMENGHTLVDSMLEEFAKHADEDEHEHHHHHHDEEGHEHHHHHDEDEHEHHHHDEDEHEHHHHHDEDEHEHHHEHGEHCHCGHHHHHDADEVFTSWGEETSHKFDEEALKTILEALAKTENNEYGIILRAKGYVPMNEGSEWLHFDLTPGEYEIRHGSADYTGRLCVIGSELKEDKIRELFGV; this is translated from the coding sequence ATGACAAAAGTAGATATTATCTCCGGATTTCTTGGAGCAGGTAAGACAACACTTATAAAGAAACTTATAGCTGAGTCCTTTGCCGGTCAGCAGGTAGTGCTTATTGAGAATGAGTTTGGCGAGATCGGTATTGACAGTGGCTTCTTAAAGGATGCCGGTATCAACATTACAGAGATGAATTCAGGATGTATTTGCTGTTCACTTGTTGGAGATTTTGGTAAAGCTTTAAAAGAAGTAGTAGATAAATACCATCCGGCACGTATTATAATTGAGCCTTCAGGAGTAGGAAAGCTTTCTGATGTGGCAAGAGCTGTAGAAAATGTTGACAGTTCTGCTGAACTTGTAGTTAACAGTCTTGTAACCGTAGTTGATGGTAATAAGGCAAAAATGTATATGAAGAATTTCGGAGAATTTTTCAATAATCAGGTTGAAAGTGCCGGAACAATTATCATCAGCCGTTCGCAGAATATGAAAGACGGTAAGATGGACGAGCTTGAGAAGCTTCTCCGTGAGCATAATAAGGAAGCGGTTCTCGTAACAACTCCCTGGGATGATATAAAGGGTGATCAGATAATTGCTGCTATGGAAAACGGACATACTCTTGTCGATAGTATGTTAGAGGAGTTTGCAAAACATGCAGACGAGGATGAGCATGAGCATCATCACCATCATCATGACGAAGAAGGACATGAGCACCACCATCACCATGATGAAGATGAGCATGAGCACCATCACCATGATGAAGATGAGCACGAGCATCATCACCACCATGATGAGGACGAGCATGAGCATCACCACGAGCATGGTGAGCATTGCCATTGCGGTCATCACCATCATCATGATGCAGATGAAGTATTTACAAGCTGGGGAGAGGAAACTTCCCATAAATTTGATGAGGAAGCACTTAAGACAATTCTTGAGGCTCTTGCTAAGACAGAGAATAATGAATATGGAATCATTCTTCGTGCAAAGGGCTATGTTCCTATGAACGAGGGCTCAGAATGGCTTCATTTTGATCTTACTCCCGGTGAATATGAGATAAGACATGGTTCTGCAGATTACACCGGACGACTTTGTGTTATAGGTTCTGAACTTAAAGAAGATAAGATCAGGGAACTTTTTGGTGTTTAA
- a CDS encoding ATP-binding protein, producing MAKKLTTIAEVEKLDDVLAFLDSFLEENNCPPKPQMQLDVALEEMFINVANYAYSPEKGDVCIEIESSDNKNGVIVTLTDSGVPYNPLEKPDPDITLSVAERQIGGLGIFMVKKSMDEVSYEYKNNQNIFKMKKFW from the coding sequence ATGGCAAAAAAACTGACTACGATTGCCGAGGTGGAAAAACTTGATGACGTACTTGCTTTTTTGGACTCCTTCCTTGAAGAAAATAACTGTCCTCCGAAACCTCAAATGCAATTGGACGTAGCTTTAGAAGAAATGTTTATTAATGTAGCTAATTATGCATATAGTCCTGAAAAGGGTGATGTATGCATTGAGATCGAATCATCAGATAATAAAAATGGTGTCATTGTTACACTTACAGACTCCGGCGTTCCGTATAACCCGCTTGAAAAGCCGGATCCTGATATTACGCTTTCTGTTGCAGAGCGACAGATCGGTGGTCTTGGTATTTTCATGGTCAAAAAAAGTATGGACGAAGTTTCATACGAATATAAGAACAATCAAAATATTTTCAAAATGAAAAAATTCTGGTAA